One window of Fusobacterium sp. IOR10 genomic DNA carries:
- a CDS encoding C-GCAxxG-C-C family (seleno)protein: MLEEIAKKYYHEKGYNCAESILLATNEYYHLNLKDNDFQLVTAFGGGLGCGRICGALTGGLAALGKIFIVEKEVMHELSTEFISNFEKKLETSVCTDLKEKYRSEEFHCLKTVELAANVLENFISEKKNYIKAK; encoded by the coding sequence ATGCTAGAAGAAATTGCTAAAAAATATTACCATGAAAAAGGCTATAACTGTGCTGAATCAATTTTACTTGCTACAAATGAATATTACCATCTAAATTTAAAGGATAATGATTTTCAACTTGTAACTGCTTTTGGTGGAGGTCTTGGATGTGGAAGAATTTGTGGAGCTTTAACAGGAGGACTTGCAGCTTTAGGGAAAATTTTTATTGTGGAAAAAGAAGTAATGCACGAACTTTCAACTGAATTTATTTCCAATTTTGAAAAAAAATTAGAAACAAGCGTTTGTACTGATTTAAAGGAAAAATATAGAAGTGAAGAATTCCATTGTTTAAAAACTGTTGAACTTGCTGCTAATGTCCTTGAAAATTTTATTTCAGAAAAAAAAAATTATATTAAAGCTAAATAA
- a CDS encoding chromate transporter: protein MDKDKHLYLKLFISTFYLSAFTFGGGYVIVPLMKKKFVEDLKWIEEKEMLDLIAIGQSSPGAIAVNTSILIGYRMGGLKGAFVTISGTVLPPLIIITIVSMFYSVFRDNRIVNAVLKGMQAGVAVIIFDVVSTMAITILRSKKIFMVLLMILAFLAAYIFKVNVAIVIIVAMIIGVIRK from the coding sequence ATGGATAAAGATAAACACTTATATTTAAAATTATTTATTTCTACCTTTTATTTAAGTGCTTTTACTTTTGGTGGAGGATATGTAATAGTACCTTTGATGAAAAAGAAATTTGTTGAAGATTTAAAATGGATAGAAGAAAAAGAGATGTTAGATTTAATTGCAATAGGGCAATCTTCCCCTGGAGCAATTGCAGTAAACACTTCAATATTAATAGGATATAGAATGGGAGGATTAAAGGGAGCATTTGTAACAATTTCAGGAACAGTTTTACCTCCTTTAATAATTATTACAATAGTCTCTATGTTTTATTCTGTTTTTAGAGATAATAGAATAGTTAATGCAGTTTTAAAAGGAATGCAGGCAGGGGTAGCTGTTATAATTTTCGATGTGGTATCCACAATGGCTATAACAATTTTAAGAAGTAAAAAAATTTTTATGGTATTATTAATGATATTAGCATTTTTAGCTGCTTATATATTTAAAGTAAATGTGGCAATAGTAATAATAGTTGCAATGATAATTGGGGTGATTAGAAAATGA
- a CDS encoding sodium:alanine symporter family protein yields MIENIVARVFISVIDALNKFLWGDVIVFNLGGVKIGLSIIVLLLLPSGIYFTIKTKFLPFRLFPQMLKAVVEPKKTNDSKSISGFQALIVATATRVGMGNLAGVAAAITFGGAGAVFWMWIVALLGSATAFIESTLAQIYKEKDPLYGGYRGGPAYYIKRMSLVTKIEEEDINKIQLKDSNKLKGSCGKVFRKASEFKLMAGLFAISALICWGGISQIVANSVSQSFNNAFGISPLYTTILLVVLSSIVIFKKQAVVMILDRIVPVMAGLYLLITIFILFKNITVIPNMFREIISQALGFKQVVAGGFGAVLMNGVKRGLFSNEAGSGSAPCAAAAADIDHPAKQGLIQSLGVFIDTLFICSCSAFIILLVPSDKMKGLMGMDLLQEAMRYHIGEIGVIFIAIILFLFSFSTFLGLTFYARGNVAFLFGDSWKAQNIYRIFMIAMLFFGGIAQYTWVWNLGDLGVALMTVFNILAILPLSGQAIDSLKDYELKFLKKN; encoded by the coding sequence ATGATAGAAAATATAGTGGCTAGGGTATTTATTAGTGTAATAGATGCTTTAAATAAATTTTTATGGGGAGATGTAATTGTTTTTAATTTAGGAGGAGTGAAAATAGGATTAAGTATAATAGTTTTATTATTATTGCCTTCAGGTATATATTTTACTATTAAAACTAAGTTTTTACCCTTTAGATTATTTCCTCAAATGTTAAAGGCTGTAGTTGAGCCAAAAAAAACAAATGATAGTAAAAGTATTTCAGGGTTTCAAGCTTTAATTGTTGCAACAGCAACAAGGGTAGGTATGGGAAATTTAGCAGGAGTTGCAGCAGCAATAACATTTGGTGGTGCAGGTGCAGTGTTTTGGATGTGGATAGTGGCTTTATTAGGTTCAGCAACAGCTTTTATAGAATCTACCTTAGCACAGATATACAAAGAAAAAGATCCATTATATGGTGGATATAGAGGTGGACCAGCTTATTATATAAAAAGAATGTCTTTAGTTACAAAAATAGAAGAAGAAGATATTAACAAAATCCAATTAAAAGATAGTAATAAATTAAAAGGTAGCTGTGGGAAAGTATTTAGAAAAGCTTCTGAGTTTAAACTGATGGCAGGATTATTTGCAATATCAGCTTTAATATGTTGGGGAGGAATAAGTCAAATAGTTGCTAATTCAGTATCCCAATCATTTAACAATGCTTTTGGTATATCTCCTTTATATACTACTATATTGTTGGTAGTTTTATCATCAATAGTTATATTTAAAAAACAAGCAGTTGTTATGATTTTAGATAGGATAGTGCCTGTTATGGCAGGGTTATATTTACTTATAACAATATTTATTTTATTTAAAAATATAACAGTTATTCCAAATATGTTTAGAGAAATTATAAGTCAAGCTTTAGGCTTTAAGCAAGTTGTAGCAGGAGGATTTGGAGCAGTTTTAATGAATGGAGTTAAAAGAGGATTGTTTTCAAATGAGGCAGGGTCAGGGTCAGCTCCTTGTGCAGCAGCAGCAGCAGATATAGATCATCCTGCAAAGCAAGGTTTAATTCAATCTTTAGGAGTATTTATAGATACATTATTTATTTGTAGTTGTTCAGCTTTTATTATACTATTAGTTCCTAGTGATAAAATGAAGGGACTTATGGGGATGGATTTATTACAAGAGGCAATGAGATATCATATTGGAGAAATTGGAGTTATATTTATTGCAATAATTTTATTCTTATTTAGTTTTAGTACTTTTTTAGGATTAACTTTCTATGCTAGAGGAAATGTGGCATTTTTATTTGGAGATAGCTGGAAGGCTCAAAATATTTACAGAATATTTATGATAGCAATGTTATTCTTTGGGGGGATTGCTCAATATACTTGGGTTTGGAATTTAGGAGATTTAGGTGTAGCTTTAATGACAGTATTTAATATTTTGGCTATTTTACCATTATCTGGTCAAGCAATAGATTCTTTAAAAGATTATGAACTTAAATTTTTGAAAAAAAATTAA
- a CDS encoding chromate transporter, translated as MMYIKIFLSFVQIGLFSIGGGYAALPLIEQILVNQNHWITMGQFTDLITIASMTPGPIAINASTFVGTKLGGIPGAIVATIGCVTPSCIIVITLAHFYYKYKNLKSVKKVLETLRPVVVALIGTAGVSIMSVAFWGNKEIGKLRDINLTALGIFLFCYIIFKKRKMNPIGIIIISGLIGVIIY; from the coding sequence ATGATGTACATTAAAATATTTTTAAGCTTTGTACAAATAGGTCTTTTTAGTATAGGAGGAGGTTATGCTGCTCTTCCTTTAATTGAACAAATTTTAGTTAATCAAAACCATTGGATTACTATGGGGCAATTTACAGATTTAATAACTATAGCTTCTATGACTCCAGGACCAATTGCAATAAATGCATCAACCTTTGTTGGAACTAAATTAGGTGGAATTCCAGGGGCAATAGTTGCCACAATAGGATGCGTTACTCCATCTTGTATTATTGTAATAACATTAGCTCATTTTTATTATAAATATAAAAATTTAAAAAGTGTAAAAAAAGTTTTAGAAACTCTAAGACCAGTTGTTGTAGCCTTAATTGGTACTGCAGGAGTTTCAATAATGTCAGTTGCTTTTTGGGGGAATAAAGAAATAGGAAAGTTAAGGGATATAAATCTGACAGCATTAGGAATTTTTTTATTTTGTTACATAATATTTAAAAAAAGAAAAATGAATCCAATTGGAATAATAATTATTTCTGGATTAATTGGAGTAATAATATATTAA